One part of the Cytobacillus sp. IB215665 genome encodes these proteins:
- a CDS encoding YxeA family protein: MKKIVGIIIFFILIFGGFLILPNEISDRVNPLIPADEIYVQINKQGTPRSPGGYDYTLNGLTKDGEEKEITFFASGKLRPNAFLKIYAKGSYVETWEEVHPDKLPVKVEKGFEE, encoded by the coding sequence ATGAAAAAAATAGTTGGAATTATAATCTTTTTTATCTTAATCTTCGGAGGATTCCTCATTTTACCTAATGAAATATCTGATAGGGTGAACCCACTAATACCAGCAGATGAAATTTATGTTCAAATCAATAAACAAGGAACACCTAGGAGTCCTGGTGGATATGATTATACCTTAAATGGATTGACAAAAGATGGAGAAGAAAAAGAAATAACTTTTTTTGCAAGTGGAAAACTCCGACCTAATGCCTTTTTAAAAATATATGCAAAAGGGAGTTATGTAGAAACTTGGGAAGAAGTGCACCCTGATAAATTGCCTGTGAAAGTAGAGAAAGGGTTTGAAGAGTAG